The sequence TATCACTGCATACACAACTCGTTATCCTGACATCTCTGTTGAAATCGAAAACCACCAAGAAAGTGTTGACTTAAAACGTCAAGCTTTTGACCTACAGCTATTACCTAGCGTAGTTAAAGTAACAGATGACAGTTATGTACAGTTTAGTTTGTTGCCATATCGAAGCCATTTCGTGGCATCCAAAGCATACTTAGGTCGTTATGCGCCCATACGAGACATAACAGATCTAAAGCAACATCGTTTGTTAACCAATCGATACAATGCGAACTTACTCGAACCTGAACTGCATATAGCTCTAAAGTCAGACGATCTTCATCTTCTGCGCTCAATGGCTATTGCAGGGAATGGAATAGCGTTCATCCCACAAGCACATTCCAAACCAGATTTGGCAGATGGTTTGCTGACAGAAGTGCTACCTGAGTTTACACACCCAAAGCAGCATTTAACGCTGATTTATCCGTCGTCGTTATTTTTGCCTAACAAAGTGAAAGCGCTTATTGAGCTTTTCCGAGAGAAATTTAAATAACCAGGACGAGCTTCTGAAGATGACAAAGAGGCTCGCGAACTTACAGCGTACGAATAGTTTTATTGAAACCAATTGAGTGATTAAGTTGATTGAGCAACTTTTGCATGGCGAAGAGAAACACTTACTAAAAAACAATTCAGTTATAGATCTAATAATCAGACTTGTTAATCTCTGATTAACCAACTGATTATTAGGTATTTTATGGTAAATACGATTATGTTTAATTTAAAGTTAGAAATTGAAAAGAGCAGGAGAGTTAACTAGATGGAATCTATAGCTCGGCACACCTTATTTAACATAATATACATAATGCGCATTTAGGTTTAATCTGTTAACAAAGGCTAACTCTTTGATTAAGCGTTTCATAAGTGTCTGATAACCAAGCCGTAATTTTTTATTCTGTTGATTTCCATACCACAAGTTACTTGTACTATTCCTAACGTTCATTTTCAGTACTTAACCAAAACCGCCGAAAAACCCGACCGCCACATTATAACGATACGCGCTGGTCTGGCTTTCGGGTTTGTGAAAAACGCGCGGTACTTATCACACCGTCTGAGCGTGAATTCAGCCCGAAAGAATTGGAAAGTTTTGTGTTCTGGCACGATGAACATCGCCAGTTTGTTGAAATGTACGGCCACTTTGACCAGCCTAAGGTCTATCCCGCTAAGGAAAATCTATTGCCATTTCGTGGCGACCGTCGAATGAAAGCCGCCGAATGGATTCCATCAAAAAACAAGTCATCCTAGTATTTGTCGAATATATTGCCCCCAACGTTTATCGTGAATAATACGTTCATGCTCTTCGGCACCATTTATAATTTCGTTTTTTGTCAGTTTAGATAGTTTTTCCCAGTCATCACCAAAGACATAAGTGGCATTGTCCAAGTAAATGCTTTCAAGGATATAAATGCCCTTATTTTCAAAGCCATAAACAAAGTAACCACTAAACCCTGCTCGTCCAACAGCAACGAAGTCTGGATTAAAGTTGGTGATTGTTTTCATCCTGTCTTCAACAACAGGTTGCTGGGTAGATTTTGCCTTTTTCTCTATCACCTCACCAATCAGAGGTTTTAGTTTACTCCAAGGGTACGCACCTTTAGGTAAAATATCCCAGCCAATCTCCTTGATTGTTAAAGTGGTATAGTCATTCTTCTTCGCATCTACTACTTGGAATTGCCCAAAAATCTCAAGCATAACATTTGATAAATGAACTAAGTCCTCTTGCTTTATGGAAGCTAAACCAATTTCTCTAGTTGTTACATAAAATGAGTCTCCAGACTCGACTAGAGTCAATTTTTCCATTGGGGCATCTATATAATCACGCGGATATTTATCTACCATCCTAGTACAAGTTCCGCTGTGTTCATTTCCATGCCCGTCTTTCCATGATGTATGAAAAGACACAGGTTCAGGTTGAAGCGGTAAATCTTTTCTGACCACCTCTTTACCATCTGCATTGAAAGACGTGTACTTTCCAATTTGCGCTGGAACTAATTGCAATCCATCTTGTAGATAATCATCAAACCCAATGAGGGACAATATTTCGGCGTGACTAGAGTCTAACCTTTGCACTAACTTTATTGTCTCAGCACCTTTTGCTGCATTAATCACCTTTGTTGCTTTTCTAATTGAATTGGCTTTTACAAACATATTTCACCTTATTGGTTGGTAAATTTGGAACTAACATAACAGTTGGTTCTTGCCAAGAATATGCTGTCTATTGTGTATGCAACAAGTGTGATTGCAAAAAAAGACAAGGCCGAACCCTAAAACTAGGGTTCGGCCTTACTTTGTTTTGGCTTTTTTGATTTGAAGGATAAAAGCCTGTCGACATTCATCGACGCGCCTATGGTATTAGTTTATCTATATTTGCGAGAAGCATTAATAAAACCACTTTCTAGGGCAATTTAGTAATGTCCTTTTATGGTTTAATGAACACACTGAGTTTTGAGGACCTCAACCGATACTGATTCCAATGAGTAACCGAGACATTAGTCGTTTTAAAATGCTGCAAGATGTTCGCAAACGCGCTCGGCAAATCGACAATCACTACGATGAAAATCTCACAGTTAAAGTTTCAAACCTCTAACTGTGAGATTTTTGAAATAAACCATTATAAAGGAGCGCTTCCCCACATGGCGCTGGAATCGTTAGCCATGGCAGCCAGTAAATACGTAGTACCAGAATGCTCTACGGTCACGACACGTGCGGTGTAATCGGTCGCGTTATAGCTAGGGTCACTACAATTTGTCGCTTGGACGTTCTCAGCCGAGTAATAACCTTTCACACGCTTCAGCGTACCAGTGACAATACAGATACCGTTAACGGTAAACGTACCGTCAGTATTTACTGTCCACAATGAACCATCGTCTGGATTGATGTGGGTGCCGGCCATCTCTGCGAGCGATGCACTGTCTTTAGTGCGATCAAATGAGTACGTTATATTAGTATTGTTTATAACGCTCGTGATGTTGGCCCCTTCGTTTGTCGCGGTAATGGTGGCTTCTATCGTAGGGTCGTACAGGTAAGCGCTGGAGCCCGCATATATGAGGCCTTTTGTCGTTATTGAACTGCCGCTGATCGTGTGTGTGTTGCTGACAAGAATTTCACTGTTTACGTAGTCACCCACAAGAACCGCATTCTTGGCCAAGTCGGTGTCGATAAGCATGATGGTTAAGTCCGTATCATTGACATACAGCCCATCAAGGTGGTTGCTTGTTGCGGCTGGTGAGCTGCTAACTGAGCCGCCTCCACCGCCACATCCGGTCAAAGCCGATGCCATTGCTAATAGGATTAGCTTGTGTTTCATTGGATATCCCTTCTATATTCATCACGTAATGGCTCTACTGAGCAAATTAATAGTAGCAAATAAGCAATTATATTCAATGATTCACATGGCATATATAGAGATAAGGCATATAAAACAAATGCCTTACATTGGCGAACTGGATCTTCGTCTTTGACTCGGAGTTATTAGAAAAAGTTACATTGTAACGAATTTATTTTGTTCTCTATCTCATGCTATAACACAACTATTCTTTTGGTGCGTACTGTTCAAAAACTTCTTGGCCCGTCATTTTATGAGAGCTTGGATTTAGCTCGTAATACTCTGGCTTCTCATCAACAAAAATTTCACTGGTGAGTTTAAATTTCTCATCTGGGAATAAACCTGCGGAAAGCACATACTCATCAGCCGGAATTAAGTGATAGAACAAATGCGTCCCACACTTTGAACAAAAGCCACGTTCAGCCCAGTCGGAAGATTTAAACCGTGTAATGTTTTCAGCGCCATTGAACAAGACACCTTCTTTCACATGCACTGCATGCAGCGGGCCGCTCGACCACTTACGGCACATACTACAATGACAAAGCGCAACTTCGTTTACTGGCTCCGCCTCGACAGTTACGGAGCCGCATAAGCATTTACCTTTCATAGTTTGTTCCTTAATTTTCAGTTTTATCTTAGATTCAAAAACATAATATGTTGTGGCCCAGCTGCACCACCCAAGTACAAATCCCCATTATCAATAAACCCAGCTTTAACATAGCAATTCTGCGCTATCGGGTTCTTACAGTTTACGGTTAAGTAAATCTTGGATACATCTGGGAAGTGAGATTTAACATAATCAGGCAATAACATTACCGCTTTGACGCCATAACCATTGCCTTGCTGTTTGGCGTCAATCAAATAAGCGCGAAGCCCGATACTGCTATTCTCCTTCACAAATTCGTACGATTCAGAATAATTAAAGTCTAATAGAAAGAAACCAACGATGGCGCAGTCTTGTTTAATAATGTGTGGAATGCACGAACCGTTAAGATTATTGAGAATCTCTTCTGTTGTGCCGACGTATTTTAGCTGAGAGTCATCGACGGATAAGGACTTCACTCTCTCAATATCAGCTCTAGTTAGTTTTTCTATGGTTAGCACGGCTATTTCCTTTTGTTAGATTTCTTAAGTCAGAAGATAGATAACTTCACGTTACGCTGTAATGGCCACCAACATATTGAATATATTCTACTTTGTATTTAAGAGATTGTTCTCAAAGTTTAATTTTATCTATTATAAATTTAGTTATAGTGCTTCATGAAGTATTCTCTAATATGGATTAACCGGATTTAGACTAACTTGAAACGTGGACCCTGATGAATTTTTCAGGGTGCTTGTATTTAAATCGTTCCCCTCGCTTAATGACTCTCTTACCGACCTTACACACTTGATGGTCACCCGTCCCCCTAACCTTTTTGACTTTTGCGTATTGCTTATCATGGACAAGCTCAATAAAGATATCGCAATAGCCTGCCACTTCATGCTTAGACAGTTCCTTAACGACTCTCTTTTTGAGTTTCTTGGCGATTGGATTATGTGCGGCATCGTCAGTAGCGAATACTGAAACTGAAATGATTGATAACAAGATAATAAAATGTGGCTTCATATTTTGCCCTCCCTAAACAGAATACCAAAGGTATGGAAGAGACAAATAACAAAGCCAAAACAGATCGAGGGATTATGGATTACTTAGTAATTGATATGTTTATCACCCAGATTTTTTCGCGCCTCGGCTTCTAAAACCTTGATGGGGAAATACGTTACGAATTCGTTGCTGTACTTTCTTTGGCACATTTTTAGAAAAGCTAAGTTTAGTGCCTGTTCGTTGTTGGTAGACCTTAAGCTCACCCGTAAATGGATTATGCTCAGCAATGTCTAGAACATTATGGCGAAATGCAGGAGGAAAATGCCCTTTTTCTCTTATGATCTTACCATCTTCAAACTTCACTTTAAGTACTGGCCTATCAACAGCAACTAGCCAGAAGATAATTATTGCAGCGATTAAAATAACATAAAGCATATCCCTCTCCTTAATCCAGTAACTTAGATAGATCTTCCTTTAAACTACTTACTGCCTTACTCGCTTTTTCACTACGTGACGCTTCTGTTAATAAGTACTCGATGGCATCAGACAATGTACAACCAAGTTCGTTAGCCCGGTATGATAGCTTTTCCCAAACACGGTAATCTAAGTCGATAGACTTCTTTTTCGTGTGAATTTGCTCAGCGTTAAAATGACGTTTACGTTTTGCTCGAATGGCTTGCTTAAGCTTATTATCAAGCTCAAGTGACATGTGGTTTTCGATCCATTCCAGAACTTGCGTTGGTTGATGCTCGATCTGGCGTAGCTCATTAACTGCTGCGTCAGCTTCACTTGAATCAATATGGCGTGTGATAGACTCACCTGCCTTCCATTTATTGATAAGGTAGTTCCACTTCCAACCACACTCTAAGTTTTCAAGCTGTTGATATTTCATTAATTGACAATTTCCGTTAACGTTCTCAGTGACAGCGTAACCCGAACTCGAGGTAGTTACAATCCCCAATTTAACCGAAACTCGAGACAAATCATTTCAACAAATTATCGGTATCTCGTGTTTGGCTTTTTCTATATACTTTCATCTAATTTGTTATCTATGAACCAAGTAAATGAATCAAGAAAGCTGGTGCTCAGTTACGCCACAATATTCAAAATATGATGAAGTGATGAAACGATTCTCATCGCTAGAACACGTTGATTTTCTCGGCATCCAGCCTCGATTAAAGCAATCCTTGGAAACATTCTCCGCCCTTAAAGGGTTTACTAGAGCGCTCGTTATAAATTCGATAGATAATGCTTTCTATCGTAGCTTAATTAAGCAATCACTTGAGCAAGCTGACTCACATAAATGCATATACGTTACGGAGTCTCTTTCGTCTCAATCTTTGCTAGGTTCATACGTTTGTAATGAAAATGGCGACATTACAACGTTCAATGAAGGGCTACTTCATAAAGCCGATAACGGTTACTTGATCATCCCTGCTAACCTTATTTTAGTTAACCCTATCTGTTGGCAAGCGTTAAAAACCGTGTTGCTGGGTCAAGAATGCAGCCCGATCAATGTCAACCCTAAGCGAATTGCAAAACGAGAGCCGAGCCAGTCCTTTGATGTCAAAGTTATAATTGCTGGTGACCGCGAACAAATTGCAGATCTTGAGAGTATTGAACCAGAGCTTTACAACGGCCTCGCTGTATATACTGAGGTGGAAAACGAGCTCGCTCTAAATGAAGATAGCGTTGAGAATTACTTTGGCTATCTCGCTTGGATCCAAGATTGCTATTCTATCCCGCAATTGACGTTTGATGCCTTACACCGCGTTATGGTGGCAGGCGCCCGTTACACTGAAGATCAGGATTATATGCCAATTGAAATTCTTTGGTATTTATCCCTTTTCAACGAGGCCAGCTTAGATAGTGACGGTAAGGTGCTAAATGCAGACAACATCGACACCGCATTAACAAACAAATATTCACGTGAGTCTTACTTACCAGAACGAGCAATTGCTGATATCACAGAAGGCCAAGTTATCATTGAAACCCATGGGGAATGTGTTGGTCAGGTTAACGGACTTACCGTTATCGATGTCCCAGGACACCCTATGTCTTATGGTGAACCAGCGCGTATATCATGTGTTATTCACTTTGGAGACGGCGATATCTCAGATGTTGAGCGAAAAGCCGAACTTGGTGGTAACCTTCATGCTAAAGGTATGATGATCATGCAAGCGTTTGTCAGCAGTGCTTTACAACTAGATGAACCATTACCCTACTCAGCCTCTGTTGTGTTCGAACAGTCGTATTGTGAAGTGGATGGTGACAGCGCAACGTTAGCCGAACTTTGTTCATTCGTGAGCGCCCTGTCTGAATACCCTATAGACCAACAAATTGCTGTCACGGGCGCGGTAGACCAGTTTGGTCGAGTGCAAGCTGTTGGTGGCCTAAACGAAAAAATTGAAAGCTTTTATCACGTCTGCCAACACCAAGGGTTAACTGGAAAGCAAGGTGTTATACTACCTAAAACCAATTTGAAGCATCTTGCTTTAAACCAAGATGTTGTTGAGAGTATCAAAAATAACGAATTTCATATCTGGTCTGTTTCCACCGTTGATGAAGCTATCCCTCTCATTATGGGTAAGCCTTTCCGTGGTGATGATGAAGATAGCGTTATATGCAAAATTGCTCAACGTATTGAAAACTTTGAAAGACATGAACACCCGCAAGGAATTGTGGAACTCATCAAAAACTGGTTTTCTTAACGCGACAAAATGTGAAGAATGTTACTGGTTGGAGTTGTTTAGCGTACACGTGTTCACTAACATGCAGCTATCAAAAATTGGAGTAATTGATAATGCAAAACAAACGTGAATCTTATAACCGCGAAGATCTTCTAGCTTCAAGCCAAGGTGAGCTATTTGGTGCTGGCTACCCTCAACTACCAGCTCCGAACATGCTTATGATGGATCGCATCACTAAGATGTCTGAGACTGAAGGCGATTTTGGCAAAGGTCTGATTCTGGCTGAACTCGACATTACTCCGGATCTATGGTTCTTCGATTGCCATTTCCCAGGTGACCCTGTAATGCCTGGCTGTCTTGGTCTTGATGCTATGTGGCAGCTTGTTGGCTTCTTCCTAGGCTGGGTTGGCGGTAAAGGTAAAGGCCGCGCACTAGGTGTAGGTGAAGTTAAATTTACTGGTCAAATTCTTCCTACTGCGAAAAAAGTGACATATGAAATTCATATGAAACGCGTTGTGAACCGTAAACTGGTAATGGGCCTTGCAGATGGCCGTGTACTCGTAGATGGCAAAGAAATCTATGTGGCAAAAGACCTAAAAGTTGGCCTTTTCCAAGATACTTCTGCATTTTAAGTTATAGAAATTCTAAAGCGACTCGTTTGAGTCGCTTTTTTAGGTTCAATATATTTAGTTATAGTGCATTAAGGTTTAACTAAAAAGCCCCTTTCGGGGCTTAGTTCCTGCTGTATGTGGATTGAGTCTTTATTTATAGAGACCAGAGTGCTTGTCTTCCCTGGCATCGCGCCAACCACCAAGCCATTGGGAGCGAACCTCCATCTGTTGGTAAGGACATTCGTCCATAGAACGGCCGTTTAAACCAGCCTTATATCCTTGAGATTGCGCTCTTTCTAGGCGGTCACGCTTTTGTCTCTTCATAGTGTCGTCCTCATACAAGAAAGGTGTTTCTAACGTACTACTATTAAACTAATGTGGAGCTTTTGTTACTCCACAATTAAGAATTGATCAAAATTGCGCCGATCTCAAGATATAAAAAAAGCACAGACTCAAAATTGTGAGTCTGTGCTCTTGATTAAAATTTATTCTATTTTCTACGGAACCCGACAAGCGCTAGTAGTGTCAAAGCCCATATCCCAAAAGAAGAACCTGCCCGTTCAATGCTCACTTCTGTCGCAGGACGCTGTGAAATATCACCAGCTGTAGCACCATTCACTGGTACAAGCTTAACTGCAACTTGTGAAGCACCCGAAGAGCAGCTCGCGCCAATCGATGCGCTATCAAAGCCACCAGCACAGTAGTAAGCCGTACCTACAATCACGCCCGCGTCATTAATATCTGTTGCATCAATGATACGATATGCGTTATTAGCTTCGATACCGTATGTTAAGTCATCAAGATACCACGCGCGATTATTGAAGATTGACGCATTTTCCGAGCCTTCAATAGGAGCAACAAAAGCACGTTTTGATCTTGGTTTGCCACCGTTGCTTTCTGCATGTTTTTCATAATCGATCTGGCCAACAACTACATTATTGTTATTGATTGCGCCAGCTTTTCCGTTTGCACTTGAAAAGAAAATATCTCCAGAAAAACTCTTAGTGCTTGGCGATGCCACGTTAGGTACGTAAAACAGGCTATTAGAGTACGCACTACCATTTGGCACTTTATACTTAACCGTACCGATTGCGATGCCGGATTCATTGACGGATGTTAGTACCGAGTTGAGGTACTTTTCTTCGTCGTTGTATACGTTAAGCAATTTTACGGTAATCGCATCAGTGCTCACGTTGGTCGGATCAATTTTCCAAACTGCAGCGACTGGTGTTTCGTTACTACTTGCGTTATATCCCACCGCATAAACAGTGCCGTTTACATCAGCGATATCGCGTGCGCTGCCTTGCGGAATCGAACGATCACTGACAACACCGTCCGTTTTAATAAGAACAGGTTCTGCCGCAGACCCATTCCACACTGCAGCTTGAGAACGGTAATCAGAGCTGTTACTGGTACTAAAAGAAACGCTCCCTACGTACAGGTCATCTAGTTTGGCAAATACTTTACTCTGTACAACTGAAGATGAAGAACCCTTATCTAGAACAGTATCACCTACAAACGCTTCTGAGCGGTTCTTCAAGCTTCCGTTATAGTAGGAACCCAGTGCTACTCCGTTTTCATCAATTTGATTGATGATGACATTGTCCTTAGCACTTTGAACCCCTGTTCCTTCAACAAAAGCCACAGAGTTGTTCACGCTACCTTCTGTAGAATAACCACCATCATATTGATGAGTAGCCCACTTCTCACATAGCGTGTTTGAGTACCCTAGGTAGCGATCACAATAGCTTTCAAATCCACTACGACCATCTTCAAGATAGTTGTATCCATACTCCATAAGGAATGGCGCTTCATGGCGGTAGTTAAAGCCTTCTGGGTTTAGCTTTTCTTCATAAGCGATCTTGTAATCGGTTTCGCTACACGCATTCTCAAAACAACTTTGAGCGTTTGGAAACTCATCCACAGTAGCTCTAACTACAGGTGATACAGCCGTTCCAAATGTGTTGCTATCACTATTTACAGGGCCGTACATATAAACATTGTATAACGCTGCACTTGCGTTAAATGACGCAGCAACTGTTACTGCTACCACTGACATTTTAAAAATTTTACTACTCATTGAACGTTAACTTTCCTGTTGCATTGCTTCTAGCTCTTCCCAGCGCTCGAAAGCAATTTCTAGCTCCTGCTCGGTTGCAGTGAGCTTATCTAAAATGGGTTGTGTCTGTTCTACGGGTTTAGAGAAAAACTCAGGGTTATTGACTTGCTCCTGTAAACTCTCGATCTCAGATTCAAGTTCTTCTAACTTCGCTGGTAACGCTTCTAACTCTCGCAGTAGCTTATAAGATAGCTTCTTAGACTTATTTTTTGCCGGAGCTGTTTTGGGAGTTTCTTCAACCTTAACGTTTGGTTTTACTGGTTGTTCCACCGCTCTAGACTGGTGCGCTTGAAGACGTTGATGCTGAGCATCATGATAACCACCCACGAACTCTTCAATAACACCGTCACCTTCAAATATCCAGCTAGTCGTCACCGTATTGTCCACAAACTCACGATCGTGACTCACCAGTAACAGCGTACCTTGGTAATTGGCAAGCAAATCTTCCAAAAGTTCCAAAGTTTCGATATCTAAATCGTTGGTTGGTTCATCCAACACCAACAGATTGTTTGGCTTAAGGAAAATTCGAGCCAGAAGCAGACGGTTTTTCTCACCACCAGATAAGGCTTTTACCGGAGTACGAGCTCGTTTTGGTGCGAAAAGGAAATCTTGCAAATAACTAAGTGCGTGACGCTGTCTACCGCCAACCATCACTTCTTGTTTACCATCTGCAAGGTTATCGATCACCGACTTTTCTGGATCCAATATTTCGCGATACTGATCGAAATACGCAACCTCTAATTTTGTGCCGCAATGTAGCTTGCCGCTATCAGGTTGCAGTTCGTTGAGTAACAACTTTAGCAAGGTACTTTTACCGCATCCATTTGGCCCGATTAGAGCAATACGATCGCCGCGCATGATATTGAAAGAAAAATCTTTAACAATCGACTTACTATCGATGCTGTAATTAATCTCTTTGGCCTCAAATACGATCTTTCCTGAACGGGATGCATCATCAATTTGGATATTGGCTTTGCCCTGCACTTCGCGTCGACTTTGTCGTTCTTCACGAAGCTTTTTAAGTGCACGAACGCGACCTTCGTTTCTTGTACGTCGAGCTTTGATGCCTTGACGAATCCAAACTTCTTCTTGTGCAAGCTTTTTGTCGAATTCTGCATTCTGCATGTCTTCAACGCGAAGCATCTCTTCTTTCTCTACCAGATAGTTCTCGTAATCTCCCGGGAACGAAGCCAGCTTTCCTCGATCAAGATCAACAATACGCGTCGCCATCGATTTAATGAACGCACGGTCGTGAGAAATAAAGATGATAGAACCTCGAAAATCTTTCAGGAAGGTTTCTAACCACTCAATCGTCGTAACATCTAAATGGTTAGTTGGTTCATCAAGAAGAAGAACATCTGGGTCACGAACCAATGCACGCGCTAGTGCGGCTTTACGCTGCCAGCCACCAGAGAGCTCTGTCAGCTTTGTATGGCCATCTAGTTTGAGTGCAGCGAGTACGTTTTGAATTCTATCTTCAAAACGCCAAGCACCTGAATGTTCGAGCTGTTCTTGGATACGAGCCAATTTGTTGATGTTTTTCTCAGATGGGTCAACGGCAATAAGATCAAGCTGATCTTGATAGATCTTCAGTTGTTGTCCTACTTCCGCCAAACCACCAGCGACATAGTCAAACACCGTGCCTTCTTGGTTACGCGGCGGATCTTGTTCTAA is a genomic window of Vibrio japonicus containing:
- a CDS encoding LysR family transcriptional regulator; this encodes MNASLDDLYLFTQTVVHGGISAAADANNMQRSKVSRRLQELEKNLGFQLLIRTTRTIELTEHGTRLFELVGQSIEHVQEGLNVMNEYQRELSGKVRLAIPSALMSSAAFNSIITAYTTRYPDISVEIENHQESVDLKRQAFDLQLLPSVVKVTDDSYVQFSLLPYRSHFVASKAYLGRYAPIRDITDLKQHRLLTNRYNANLLEPELHIALKSDDLHLLRSMAIAGNGIAFIPQAHSKPDLADGLLTEVLPEFTHPKQHLTLIYPSSLFLPNKVKALIELFREKFK
- a CDS encoding GFA family protein encodes the protein MKGKCLCGSVTVEAEPVNEVALCHCSMCRKWSSGPLHAVHVKEGVLFNGAENITRFKSSDWAERGFCSKCGTHLFYHLIPADEYVLSAGLFPDEKFKLTSEIFVDEKPEYYELNPSSHKMTGQEVFEQYAPKE
- a CDS encoding GNAT family N-acetyltransferase, which codes for MLTIEKLTRADIERVKSLSVDDSQLKYVGTTEEILNNLNGSCIPHIIKQDCAIVGFFLLDFNYSESYEFVKENSSIGLRAYLIDAKQQGNGYGVKAVMLLPDYVKSHFPDVSKIYLTVNCKNPIAQNCYVKAGFIDNGDLYLGGAAGPQHIMFLNLR
- a CDS encoding DUF3634 family protein, with the translated sequence MLYVILIAAIIIFWLVAVDRPVLKVKFEDGKIIREKGHFPPAFRHNVLDIAEHNPFTGELKVYQQRTGTKLSFSKNVPKKVQQRIRNVFPHQGFRSRGAKKSG
- the matP gene encoding macrodomain Ter protein MatP: MKYQQLENLECGWKWNYLINKWKAGESITRHIDSSEADAAVNELRQIEHQPTQVLEWIENHMSLELDNKLKQAIRAKRKRHFNAEQIHTKKKSIDLDYRVWEKLSYRANELGCTLSDAIEYLLTEASRSEKASKAVSSLKEDLSKLLD
- a CDS encoding Lon protease family protein, with translation MNQESWCSVTPQYSKYDEVMKRFSSLEHVDFLGIQPRLKQSLETFSALKGFTRALVINSIDNAFYRSLIKQSLEQADSHKCIYVTESLSSQSLLGSYVCNENGDITTFNEGLLHKADNGYLIIPANLILVNPICWQALKTVLLGQECSPINVNPKRIAKREPSQSFDVKVIIAGDREQIADLESIEPELYNGLAVYTEVENELALNEDSVENYFGYLAWIQDCYSIPQLTFDALHRVMVAGARYTEDQDYMPIEILWYLSLFNEASLDSDGKVLNADNIDTALTNKYSRESYLPERAIADITEGQVIIETHGECVGQVNGLTVIDVPGHPMSYGEPARISCVIHFGDGDISDVERKAELGGNLHAKGMMIMQAFVSSALQLDEPLPYSASVVFEQSYCEVDGDSATLAELCSFVSALSEYPIDQQIAVTGAVDQFGRVQAVGGLNEKIESFYHVCQHQGLTGKQGVILPKTNLKHLALNQDVVESIKNNEFHIWSVSTVDEAIPLIMGKPFRGDDEDSVICKIAQRIENFERHEHPQGIVELIKNWFS
- the fabA gene encoding bifunctional 3-hydroxydecanoyl-ACP dehydratase/trans-2-decenoyl-ACP isomerase, which codes for MQNKRESYNREDLLASSQGELFGAGYPQLPAPNMLMMDRITKMSETEGDFGKGLILAELDITPDLWFFDCHFPGDPVMPGCLGLDAMWQLVGFFLGWVGGKGKGRALGVGEVKFTGQILPTAKKVTYEIHMKRVVNRKLVMGLADGRVLVDGKEIYVAKDLKVGLFQDTSAF
- the rmf gene encoding ribosome modulation factor encodes the protein MKRQKRDRLERAQSQGYKAGLNGRSMDECPYQQMEVRSQWLGGWRDAREDKHSGLYK
- a CDS encoding DUF3466 family protein encodes the protein MSSKIFKMSVVAVTVAASFNASAALYNVYMYGPVNSDSNTFGTAVSPVVRATVDEFPNAQSCFENACSETDYKIAYEEKLNPEGFNYRHEAPFLMEYGYNYLEDGRSGFESYCDRYLGYSNTLCEKWATHQYDGGYSTEGSVNNSVAFVEGTGVQSAKDNVIINQIDENGVALGSYYNGSLKNRSEAFVGDTVLDKGSSSSVVQSKVFAKLDDLYVGSVSFSTSNSSDYRSQAAVWNGSAAEPVLIKTDGVVSDRSIPQGSARDIADVNGTVYAVGYNASSNETPVAAVWKIDPTNVSTDAITVKLLNVYNDEEKYLNSVLTSVNESGIAIGTVKYKVPNGSAYSNSLFYVPNVASPSTKSFSGDIFFSSANGKAGAINNNNVVVGQIDYEKHAESNGGKPRSKRAFVAPIEGSENASIFNNRAWYLDDLTYGIEANNAYRIIDATDINDAGVIVGTAYYCAGGFDSASIGASCSSGASQVAVKLVPVNGATAGDISQRPATEVSIERAGSSFGIWALTLLALVGFRRK
- a CDS encoding ABC transporter ATP-binding protein — its product is MALLTINNGLLAYGDHPLLDHADFALQENERVCLVGRNGAGKSTLMKVLAEEVQLDDGKLTITQDVVVSRLEQDPPRNQEGTVFDYVAGGLAEVGQQLKIYQDQLDLIAVDPSEKNINKLARIQEQLEHSGAWRFEDRIQNVLAALKLDGHTKLTELSGGWQRKAALARALVRDPDVLLLDEPTNHLDVTTIEWLETFLKDFRGSIIFISHDRAFIKSMATRIVDLDRGKLASFPGDYENYLVEKEEMLRVEDMQNAEFDKKLAQEEVWIRQGIKARRTRNEGRVRALKKLREERQSRREVQGKANIQIDDASRSGKIVFEAKEINYSIDSKSIVKDFSFNIMRGDRIALIGPNGCGKSTLLKLLLNELQPDSGKLHCGTKLEVAYFDQYREILDPEKSVIDNLADGKQEVMVGGRQRHALSYLQDFLFAPKRARTPVKALSGGEKNRLLLARIFLKPNNLLVLDEPTNDLDIETLELLEDLLANYQGTLLLVSHDREFVDNTVTTSWIFEGDGVIEEFVGGYHDAQHQRLQAHQSRAVEQPVKPNVKVEETPKTAPAKNKSKKLSYKLLRELEALPAKLEELESEIESLQEQVNNPEFFSKPVEQTQPILDKLTATEQELEIAFERWEELEAMQQES